One region of Dokdonia sp. 4H-3-7-5 genomic DNA includes:
- a CDS encoding RNA polymerase sigma factor, which yields MDKTVEDNFVNLLEENQNIVHKICRLYTNNRDQHNDLFQEITIQLWRAFPKFRGDSKFSTWMYRVGLNTAITLYRKSKRTVQTQDFDSVMFRISSEEYDDTVEQQLKLMYSAVKELNDIDKALVFLYLEDKNYSEISETLGISEVNARVKMNRVKKKLKKILNP from the coding sequence TTGGATAAAACAGTCGAAGATAATTTTGTAAACCTTCTGGAAGAGAACCAGAACATTGTGCATAAGATATGCCGTTTGTATACCAACAATCGGGATCAACACAATGATCTTTTTCAAGAGATTACGATACAATTATGGCGTGCCTTCCCTAAGTTTAGAGGAGACTCAAAGTTCAGTACGTGGATGTACCGCGTGGGATTAAATACCGCCATCACTTTATATCGTAAATCTAAGAGAACGGTGCAGACTCAAGATTTTGATTCTGTCATGTTTCGTATATCATCAGAAGAATATGATGATACCGTGGAGCAGCAATTAAAGTTGATGTATAGTGCAGTAAAAGAGCTTAATGATATAGATAAGGCACTCGTCTTTTTATATCTAGAAGATAAAAACTACAGTGAAATCTCTGAAACCCTAGGTATATCAGAGGTAAATGCAAGAGTGAAGATGAACAGAGTGAAGAAAAAGCTCAAAAAAATATTAAATCCATAA
- a CDS encoding TonB-dependent receptor has product MKSLLHILVCLLCYQLAAQTVVSGKVTDSKGIPIEGANIFIDGTYDGASTTADGSFSFTTSEEGTKLLKVTFLSYEPYESFMEVTTFKDLKITLQEDVNSLDTVVLSAGTFEASDNSKVSVLKPLDVVTTASALGDFVGALQTLPGTTTVAEDGRLFVRGGDAGETQIFIDGIRVFTPYTPTANNTPTRGRYSPFLFDGITFSTGGYSAEYGEALSSVLLLNTIDEPDQNKTDISLMSVGGGLGITRKWEKSSLSVSTSYINLAPYVALFSNRNNFNKPFQTFSGEAVYRYRTENGLFKLYAAGDKTSFDITQEDINNPEGFTLGLKNTNVYINTNYTGMLSDTWSIQTGGSYTSAQNDTSLQSATNIDNKENSAHLKVKIKKRFSNRLKLAFGAEHFITDFQEDFNGVFDDQNIVAAYDFKSNITAAFVESDIIFSRNFAVKLGARASYTDYMEGVTFSPRASVAYKTGKNSQFSLAYGDFYQNPLNDFLKFSLDLDAQKTTHYIANYQYSNNGRIFRAEAYRKSYSDLITSNTVFNSPESVFANEGKGYAQGVDVFWRDNTSIKNMDYWVSYSYLDSERKYLNFEEQARPSFASPHNISVVGKYFVEDWKSQVGVSFQHSSGRTYTDKNSAGFLQANAKSFNSLSINWAYLLSQQKILYFSVNNVLGLRNVNGYQYADAPNPAGTFDRRALRPATDQFFFVGFFWTISDDKNSNQLDNL; this is encoded by the coding sequence ATGAAATCACTCTTACACATTCTCGTTTGCCTATTATGTTATCAATTAGCTGCCCAGACCGTCGTCTCGGGAAAAGTCACAGACTCGAAAGGAATTCCCATAGAAGGTGCAAACATTTTTATAGATGGCACTTATGATGGAGCCAGTACCACAGCAGATGGATCATTCTCTTTTACCACAAGTGAAGAGGGAACGAAGTTACTTAAAGTCACCTTCTTATCATACGAACCGTATGAGTCATTTATGGAAGTAACGACTTTTAAAGACCTTAAAATCACATTGCAGGAAGATGTAAACTCACTAGATACAGTTGTACTTTCGGCAGGGACCTTTGAGGCTAGTGATAATAGTAAAGTCTCTGTGCTCAAGCCGCTGGATGTTGTGACTACGGCAAGTGCGCTAGGAGATTTTGTAGGTGCTTTACAAACGCTACCTGGTACAACTACCGTTGCAGAGGATGGTAGACTCTTTGTGCGTGGAGGAGATGCCGGAGAAACACAGATATTTATAGATGGCATACGTGTCTTTACTCCGTATACACCAACCGCAAATAATACGCCTACTCGAGGCAGATATAGTCCTTTTCTTTTTGACGGGATTACGTTTTCCACGGGAGGATACTCGGCCGAGTATGGAGAGGCTTTGTCAAGTGTTTTATTACTGAATACCATAGATGAGCCAGATCAAAATAAGACAGATATCTCCCTAATGTCTGTGGGCGGCGGACTAGGAATTACTAGAAAATGGGAGAAGAGTTCCCTCAGTGTAAGTACGTCCTACATAAATCTTGCTCCCTATGTGGCATTGTTTTCTAATCGTAATAATTTTAATAAGCCTTTTCAGACCTTTTCTGGAGAAGCGGTCTATCGCTACAGGACAGAAAATGGTTTGTTTAAATTATATGCAGCAGGAGACAAGACAAGTTTTGACATTACGCAAGAAGATATTAATAATCCAGAAGGATTCACGCTAGGCTTAAAAAATACAAATGTCTACATAAACACGAATTATACTGGAATGTTAAGTGACACCTGGAGTATACAAACGGGAGGAAGTTATACGAGTGCACAAAATGATACATCCCTACAATCGGCTACTAACATCGATAACAAAGAAAATAGCGCACATCTTAAAGTAAAAATTAAAAAGCGTTTTTCAAACAGACTTAAATTAGCATTTGGCGCAGAACATTTTATAACAGATTTTCAGGAGGATTTTAATGGAGTCTTTGATGATCAGAACATTGTAGCTGCCTACGATTTTAAGAGTAATATTACTGCGGCTTTTGTTGAAAGTGATATCATCTTCTCTCGCAATTTTGCAGTGAAGCTGGGCGCTAGGGCGAGTTATACAGATTATATGGAAGGAGTCACATTTTCGCCTAGAGCGAGCGTAGCCTATAAAACAGGTAAAAACAGTCAGTTTTCTTTGGCTTATGGTGACTTTTATCAAAATCCGCTTAATGACTTTTTAAAATTTAGTCTTGATCTTGATGCTCAAAAGACTACGCATTACATAGCAAACTATCAGTATAGCAACAATGGTCGGATCTTTAGAGCAGAGGCGTATCGTAAGAGTTATAGTGATTTGATTACTTCTAATACTGTGTTTAATAGTCCAGAGAGCGTTTTTGCAAATGAGGGAAAAGGTTATGCGCAGGGAGTGGATGTTTTTTGGAGAGATAATACCAGTATAAAAAATATGGATTACTGGGTGAGCTATTCCTACTTAGATTCAGAAAGGAAATATCTCAATTTTGAGGAACAGGCAAGACCATCTTTCGCGAGTCCTCATAATATATCTGTGGTGGGAAAGTATTTTGTAGAAGATTGGAAATCGCAAGTGGGTGTAAGTTTTCAGCATAGTTCTGGGCGTACCTATACAGATAAGAATAGCGCTGGCTTCTTACAAGCAAACGCAAAGTCCTTTAATAGTTTAAGTATAAACTGGGCGTATTTATTATCGCAGCAAAAGATCCTGTATTTTTCTGTAAACAATGTACTTGGATTAAGAAACGTAAATGGATATCAATATGCAGATGCTCCTAATCCTGCAGGTACCTTTGACCGTAGAGCATTACGCCCAGCGACTGATCAGTTCTTTTTTGTGGGCTTTTTCTGGACAATAAGTGATGATAAAAACAGCAACCAGCTAGATAATCTATAG
- a CDS encoding TIGR00266 family protein has product MNAHEIDYEIFGEEMQYVEVELDPQEGVIAEAGSFMMMEDGIRMETIFGDGSAKDTGLMGKIFGAGKRLLTGESLFMTAFYNDVIGKKKVSFASPYPGKIIPIDLDKIGGKFICQKDAFLCAAKGVSVGIEFSRKLGRGLFGGEGFIMQRLEGDGIAFVHAGGTTLKKELAPGERLKVDTGCIIGFDSTVTYDIEFVGGIKNTIFGGEGLFFATLSGPGTVYIQSLPFSRLANRVLAMAPKAGGKQRGEGSILGGLGDLLDGDNRF; this is encoded by the coding sequence ATGAACGCACATGAAATAGACTACGAGATCTTTGGAGAAGAGATGCAATATGTAGAGGTAGAGTTAGATCCGCAGGAAGGTGTTATTGCAGAGGCTGGTAGCTTTATGATGATGGAAGATGGTATCCGCATGGAAACCATTTTTGGCGATGGCTCTGCAAAGGATACAGGTTTAATGGGTAAAATTTTTGGAGCAGGAAAGCGTTTACTTACTGGAGAAAGTTTATTCATGACAGCTTTTTATAATGATGTAATAGGTAAGAAGAAAGTAAGCTTTGCTTCTCCATATCCAGGTAAAATAATTCCTATAGATCTTGATAAAATAGGAGGGAAGTTTATCTGCCAGAAAGATGCGTTTCTTTGCGCAGCAAAAGGTGTTTCTGTTGGAATAGAATTTTCGCGTAAGCTAGGTAGGGGCCTTTTTGGTGGAGAAGGATTTATCATGCAGCGTCTAGAAGGCGATGGTATTGCATTTGTACACGCAGGAGGAACAACTCTTAAAAAAGAACTTGCTCCTGGGGAGCGTTTAAAAGTAGATACTGGATGTATCATAGGTTTTGATAGTACGGTAACGTATGATATAGAATTTGTAGGAGGTATTAAGAACACCATTTTTGGTGGAGAAGGGTTGTTTTTTGCCACATTAAGTGGTCCTGGAACTGTTTATATACAGTCACTTCCTTTTAGTCGTCTTGCAAACCGTGTGCTAGCAATGGCTCCAAAGGCAGGAGGCAAACAAAGGGGTGAGGGCTCTATACTAGGAGGCTTAGGAGATTTACTTGACGGTGATAATCGATTTTGA
- a CDS encoding hydrogen peroxide-inducible genes activator: MTITQLKYVLAVAEHQNFTRAAQKTFVTQPTLSMQIQKLEDELDILIFDRSKKPIELTEIGSKIVHQARNIVNEANRITDIVDQQKGYIGGEFKLGVIPTVMPTLLPMFLTNFIKKYPKVKLKIEELNTDQIMEKLEEGHLDAAIAATPLENPMIKERPLYYEPFVAYVPQNHRLSSKDILETTDLDMQDMLVLEDGHCFRDGVINLCATPRNMNNEKFSLESGSFETLVKLANEGLGMTLLPYLHTLDIPVKEKQLFKSFKEPSPAREISIIYHKSELKIQIIEALRSTIAGVVKGAITFQNVQIISPISK; this comes from the coding sequence ATGACTATTACTCAACTTAAATATGTGCTTGCGGTGGCAGAGCACCAAAATTTTACAAGAGCAGCTCAAAAGACATTTGTTACTCAGCCTACGCTTAGTATGCAAATACAAAAGCTTGAAGATGAGCTAGACATCCTTATTTTTGACCGTAGCAAGAAGCCTATTGAACTTACAGAAATAGGGTCAAAAATTGTACACCAAGCCCGTAATATTGTAAACGAAGCAAACCGTATTACAGATATTGTAGATCAACAGAAGGGGTATATAGGAGGTGAGTTTAAACTAGGAGTTATTCCAACGGTAATGCCTACGCTACTCCCGATGTTTCTTACTAATTTTATAAAAAAATACCCTAAGGTTAAGCTCAAAATTGAAGAGCTCAATACAGATCAAATCATGGAAAAACTTGAGGAAGGACATCTAGACGCCGCTATCGCGGCAACTCCTCTTGAGAACCCTATGATTAAAGAGAGACCTCTTTATTACGAACCTTTTGTAGCATACGTTCCACAAAACCATAGACTGAGTAGTAAGGATATTTTGGAAACTACAGATTTAGACATGCAAGATATGCTCGTGCTAGAGGACGGACATTGTTTTAGAGATGGTGTGATTAATCTCTGTGCAACACCTAGAAATATGAATAATGAGAAATTCTCATTAGAAAGCGGAAGTTTTGAAACGCTCGTAAAACTAGCAAATGAAGGTTTAGGCATGACGCTTTTACCGTATCTACATACACTTGATATACCTGTAAAAGAAAAACAACTTTTTAAATCATTTAAAGAACCTTCTCCTGCTAGAGAAATAAGTATTATCTATCATAAGAGCGAACTTAAAATACAAATTATAGAGGCCTTAAGATCTACAATCGCTGGAGTGGTAAAAGGTGCAATTACATTTCAAAATGTGCAAATAATAAGCCCTATTTCAAAATAA
- a CDS encoding DUF2141 domain-containing protein, whose translation MRTIIFLLLAAVSTISFGQETKGVTITVTIPNLTNNDGSASAALYNEATFMKAAPIDSQAATPENNMVTLVFENVAPGDYGIITLHDQNGNNRMDFEANGMPKEDYATSGSGTGFGPPSWNNAKFTVGTEDVQLEIKM comes from the coding sequence ATGAGAACAATTATCTTTTTATTACTCGCAGCTGTTTCAACAATTTCTTTTGGACAAGAAACAAAAGGAGTTACCATCACGGTAACCATTCCTAACTTAACTAATAATGATGGTTCTGCCTCTGCAGCGCTATATAATGAGGCGACCTTTATGAAAGCTGCCCCAATAGATTCTCAGGCAGCAACGCCAGAAAACAATATGGTTACCTTAGTTTTTGAAAATGTAGCGCCTGGAGATTATGGGATTATAACGCTACATGATCAAAATGGAAATAACCGCATGGATTTTGAAGCAAACGGGATGCCTAAGGAGGATTATGCAACTTCTGGTAGTGGTACAGGTTTTGGACCGCCTAGCTGGAACAATGCAAAATTTACAGTAGGTACAGAAGATGTTCAACTAGAAATTAAAATGTAA
- a CDS encoding Gfo/Idh/MocA family protein, protein MTKETNWAILGCGKIADKFANDVQLTEGAQLYAVASRNLDNAAAFKDTHNAIVAYGSYEEMLQDPKVDIVYIATPHMFHKEQTLLCLTHKKAVLCEKAFAMNLEEVEEMIAFAKAQQTFLMEALWTHFLPHYQFVLETVHSGDFGEITNLSANFGFDAVYDVNARLYNKSLGGGSLLDVGIYPVFAALTLLGYTENISARALLGPTGVDHHCSMKLEYPNQVEANLFSAIDEKTDTTCHITLEHGEILINSRFHEPTNVTIITNGTSKTYDFPVPEGVNGYHYEILHCQKMLENNKTESDIMTFDKSTDLIKMLDTIRKNIGLVY, encoded by the coding sequence ATGACTAAAGAAACTAACTGGGCAATACTAGGCTGCGGAAAGATAGCTGACAAATTTGCAAATGATGTGCAACTTACTGAAGGAGCACAACTTTATGCTGTAGCAAGTAGAAATCTTGACAATGCAGCAGCTTTTAAGGATACTCATAATGCTATTGTTGCATATGGTAGCTATGAAGAGATGCTTCAAGACCCTAAAGTAGATATTGTTTACATTGCTACACCTCACATGTTTCATAAAGAGCAAACGCTTTTATGTCTCACACATAAAAAAGCAGTTCTTTGCGAGAAAGCTTTTGCTATGAATCTTGAGGAAGTTGAGGAAATGATTGCTTTCGCGAAAGCGCAACAAACCTTTTTAATGGAAGCACTGTGGACGCACTTCTTACCTCATTATCAATTTGTATTGGAAACTGTTCATAGTGGAGATTTCGGAGAGATCACAAATCTCAGTGCAAACTTTGGTTTTGACGCAGTTTACGATGTAAATGCACGCTTATATAATAAGTCACTCGGTGGCGGTAGTTTACTAGACGTTGGTATTTATCCAGTGTTTGCAGCACTAACACTTTTGGGATATACTGAAAATATAAGTGCTCGGGCTCTATTGGGTCCCACAGGTGTAGATCATCATTGCTCCATGAAATTAGAATATCCTAATCAAGTAGAAGCAAATTTATTTTCGGCTATTGATGAAAAAACAGACACTACTTGTCACATCACTTTAGAACATGGAGAAATACTGATAAACAGCCGTTTTCATGAGCCAACTAATGTGACAATCATTACCAATGGTACTTCAAAAACATATGATTTCCCAGTTCCGGAAGGTGTGAATGGGTATCATTATGAGATACTGCACTGCCAGAAAATGCTTGAAAACAATAAGACGGAAAGTGATATTATGACTTTTGATAAGAGTACAGATCTTATTAAAATGCTAGATACCATTAGAAAAAACATTGGGTTAGTGTACTGA
- a CDS encoding sodium:solute symporter, producing MEIIDWAVLAFTLIFIVVYGTYKTQGSKNAEEYIRGGNTSKWWTVGLSVMATQASAITFLSTTGQGFYDGMGFVQFYFGLPIAMIVICLVFIPIYHRLKVFTAYEYLESRFDLKTRSLAAILFLIQRSLAAGITIYAPAIILSAVLGWDLTTLNIIIGIVVIIYTVSGGTKAVSITQKQQMAVIFAGMAIAFYLILDKLPENISFTDALSIAGAGEKMNLLDFSFDLSNRYTVWTGLLGGTFLMLSYFGTDQSQVQRYLSGKNVKEMQMGLLFNGALKIPMQFFILLVGVMVFVFYQFNSAPLHFNPAATEAVKTSIYASEFESLEQQLAQNQNNQKEAAFNYAKDPTLDIYEENGAQKSLIDKYEGIDKEIRSVGKVLIAKAAPEVENNDKDYVFIHFILNNLPNGLIGLLLAVILSAAMSSTASELNALGATTSVDLYKRNYKGTMTDRHYVRSTKGFTLMWGVLAIIVACTASLFENLIQLVNIIGSIFYGNILGIFLLAFFIKFVKSNAVFIAALITQVIIIIVYGLIHFEIIEFPYLWLNVVGCALVMGLALLLQVSFGGSQDD from the coding sequence ATGGAAATAATAGATTGGGCAGTACTAGCATTTACGCTCATTTTTATAGTTGTTTACGGAACCTATAAAACACAAGGAAGTAAGAATGCAGAAGAATATATAAGAGGTGGTAATACCTCAAAATGGTGGACGGTAGGCCTTTCTGTAATGGCTACACAAGCAAGTGCCATCACTTTTTTATCTACCACAGGTCAGGGATTTTATGACGGTATGGGATTTGTCCAGTTTTATTTTGGGCTTCCTATTGCGATGATTGTGATTTGTTTGGTGTTTATACCTATTTATCACAGGCTAAAGGTGTTTACAGCCTATGAATATCTAGAAAGTCGTTTTGATTTAAAAACGAGATCACTCGCAGCTATCTTATTTTTAATACAACGTAGTCTCGCTGCAGGGATTACCATTTATGCACCAGCTATTATTCTCTCGGCAGTATTGGGTTGGGACCTCACTACGCTCAATATTATTATAGGGATTGTGGTGATTATATATACCGTTTCTGGTGGTACAAAAGCCGTAAGCATTACTCAGAAACAGCAAATGGCGGTGATTTTTGCTGGTATGGCAATTGCCTTTTACCTTATTCTTGATAAACTTCCGGAGAACATCAGTTTTACAGATGCCTTGAGTATCGCAGGTGCTGGCGAAAAAATGAATCTGTTAGATTTCTCTTTTGATTTAAGCAATAGATACACGGTATGGACAGGCTTACTAGGAGGAACTTTTTTAATGCTTTCCTACTTTGGTACAGATCAAAGTCAAGTGCAACGCTACCTTTCTGGGAAGAATGTAAAGGAAATGCAAATGGGTCTTCTCTTTAACGGAGCCTTAAAAATCCCGATGCAGTTTTTCATCCTCCTTGTGGGAGTGATGGTTTTTGTTTTTTATCAGTTTAATAGTGCGCCGCTACACTTTAATCCTGCCGCGACAGAAGCCGTGAAGACTTCTATATATGCGAGCGAATTTGAATCCCTCGAACAACAACTCGCTCAAAACCAAAACAACCAAAAAGAAGCTGCCTTTAATTATGCTAAAGATCCTACACTCGATATTTATGAAGAGAATGGAGCTCAAAAATCTTTAATAGATAAATACGAAGGTATTGACAAGGAAATAAGATCTGTGGGTAAAGTGCTCATTGCAAAAGCAGCTCCAGAGGTAGAAAATAATGACAAAGATTACGTCTTTATCCACTTTATACTCAATAACCTTCCTAACGGACTAATAGGCTTATTACTTGCTGTAATACTGAGCGCTGCAATGTCATCTACTGCGTCAGAACTTAATGCGCTAGGCGCAACTACCTCTGTAGATCTTTATAAACGTAATTATAAAGGAACTATGACAGACAGACATTACGTGCGCAGCACCAAAGGCTTTACACTTATGTGGGGAGTGCTCGCCATAATTGTAGCTTGTACGGCAAGTCTATTTGAAAACTTAATCCAGCTTGTAAATATCATAGGTTCTATTTTTTACGGTAATATTCTTGGGATATTTTTACTTGCATTCTTTATCAAATTTGTAAAAAGTAATGCCGTGTTCATAGCAGCACTCATTACGCAAGTAATCATTATCATCGTTTACGGACTCATACATTTTGAGATTATAGAATTCCCATATCTATGGCTCAACGTGGTAGGATGCGCCCTCGTAATGGGACTAGCCCTGTTACTACAAGTAAGCTTTGGAGGTTCTCAGGATGATTAA